gacccgcagctaatccgccgaaatcggtgggttaaattcctgatccgaggctgaaccacgtttgtacaactggccctaaaagtatgcaagaagaaaaaaaatctttttaaattaaagtggaaatatttttatttttgttaaatccttaaatttaaataagaatgAACTTAAAATTAATGAGAAATCACGTCATTCTTAGCAGATACACTAAAATactgttaagaaaaaaattctcattaaaatgaaataaagttcACTTTAATTTTAACAGAGTTTAAACAGAttccaattaattttataagaaatcttattattttaagtagtttaatttaagaaaacaatATGTTGCTTCTTAGTGccttatttttctctgtgtagtaatttaaacaaaaaaaaaatgttcagttCCAAAAACGGGTTCGAACTTAGGCCAGCAGGAACtcgtaataaaaaaattattatcgaacaaatttttcaaatttccaaTATAACCTCACAGACTATATTGGCATATAGGTGATCTTATTCAAGTTCCCGCATATCCAAACCTCATCTCACTATAATATCTCCCGCATCACAATAAACAAGTGTGCAGCAGCTAGATTCCCTCAATCTGTATTTCTGGCTTCTTCGACTGCTTCACCCACGCGTTTTCAacaacataaacataaaaacgCTCACCACTGCCGCTGACGgaaccaacaacaacagccCAAAAGAGTGCCacaagctgaaaaaaaaaatagagatacTCTGCTTCTGCTTTCTTGAGCATCGACCAAAGCTATTACCACTCAGTCTTTTAATTTATCTCTGCCAACAAAGACTGCCTTCCTGAACCAAAAAATCGTGTACTGAAAACTCGAGAGTGTTTGAAAATCATCTGTGGCCAACGTCATCTCGCCGTGATTTCGTCACAAATAtcgaaaatatagtttttttttttttgttaaaaattttcaaaggaaGGCATGTCTTTGGTTTTATGAGTCTGACTAAGTGCGCGACAAATTACTCGCAAATCGATGAactaatcttaatttttttttttttgaaaaactcaaaACCTAAATTACGAGTATATCGATCTgtagatacatttttgaatgcctgttctaaaaatatattcccaaaaaaaaaagatacttttttttccaacttttcGATTCCGTGTATCTCAAAGAACGGCAGAGGAAAGAATactgaaataaacaaaaattctttggcACACTTCCAGTAATATTTTCGTGTCGGTTGTGTATCCTCAGAAGAAATAGGGCTATACCAACAGGTCGTGAGATAGATCTGGCGCGAgagataaatacaaaaaaaaatattaaattaggTGATTTTActcgaaaatttttaatatctttttgcCTGTGGGTGTGCGCTAGCTAATTGTGTGCATCTTTTGTTTGTAACAGGTGGGGTTCCGCTCTGAAGCTCTCCCAAGGTCTTCGACACGAGTTGTATATTagaaggattttttaaaaaagtgtgaCTCATACCTCTGCTTGTTTGCAATGTCAAATTCATGGATTGACAGCGGCGATGGTACCGGTATCTATTGCGATGCGGATGCTGACAATAATTTACTACAGCTAAAGTTGAAAAAACCTAAAGCTTGGAAATGGGAACTAACGACATCGAGATCGTCACCAAATATAGCGATGCCAAGGATTATGTTGTTCGATCATGAGGGTAATTTGTTGGTTGATGCTAATCAGCAAGTTGATGATGCGGTTTATAGAGCTGAGAAGAAGTTGAGAAAAGCTTCAAGTCGGAAGGCTAAGAAGTTCGATAAGGCTGCAACGACAAATTTGGATGATATTTTGCAAGACGATGAAGATACTGGTTTGGGTTCATTGGATTCGACTGAGAGGCAATGGTTTAGGACTTTATCAAATGACAGTTTACGATCGAAAAGGAAGCCTTCAAATTTCTTCAGGAACTCGAAAAAAGGTGAAGAGAATTCAGGGGGTCCTAATGAGATTGACATTGACTCTTTGCAGATATGTGAGGCAACAGCATCAGATTCGAATTCACAAAGTCCTTTACCCATTTGTGAGATTATAGACTCAAGTACGCCGCAAAGCCCCCTGGAAGATAATAAAGACTTGGAAGAAGAGCTTAACATCGATACACCTTGGAGAAGAAAATTAAGCCTCAAAACAAAGCATATTGATTCCGACGATTCCGAAAGACAGCCACCGGTAAATGTTCCAGTAATTTTATCAGATTCTGAAGGCCCCCCAGAACGACAGTATATATCGAAAGCTTCATGGAAACCATTTCACTCAAATGGTTGTTTGAATGTTACCCCGTCGATCGCTAAGCCCTTTGAACGTCGAGCAACATCATTCAAAGAAGTTCGTTTCAATGTTGATCCAGAAATGGAGGAGAAAAATGAAGCACAAAAACCGAAACGGCGTTGTCGGCGGTCTAATACAAACGGTCTTCCGAATCTAACCCACTCCCGATCGATTCTTGAACGACAAAGTGTAATGAAATGTCGATTGTCGTCTCCTGAATTTGAAAAATCCGAAAGTCAGGAAGTTCAAATGGCACCGAGGTACTTCCTACGAACTTGCAGAGCTGGAACTTTAGTAGTGGCCGAGGATAGTGGAAAATATAAGCGAACACGAAGAAGAACTAGAAAGATTTCATCGACGGAGAACTTTCTTAGTAATTCGAGTTCTTCGTTGAAACAGAAAGGAGGATTGAATTCAAGCCTGGGTGATGTTTGTTCGCAGAGTCAAAGTGTTAAGAATTTTGGAGAATACAATGGAAGTCGTCCTCGTCGGAAAGTGATACCAATACGAAGACATAGAAGTGATGGAAATATTCTTCTAGTGACTTCATCGGAGGAAGAGAAGATAGAGAACTGTGATAGAATGAAACATCGAAAGAATGCAGCATGGCGGCATAAAAACGAAGGTATGTAGTGTGACTCACTTAAGGTATAAGACCTTTCATGTTCCTAAAGTAAATGTGTCTTATTAAAACTATTGCCTtgtcaaaattaaatgtttaccaaaaaatgttttaaaaaattgacaacaaaatttcacaataaTACAACAAGGTATTTCATAAACATTGCGAAGTCACAAGTGTGACTAGTGAAATGACAACTTAGCAAAAACCTGTCAAATTCCTTTCCCATACATAACTGTCAGTATGTAATTGACAATTCTTACGGACAGTTATGTGTTTCGGTTAAGTAATTGATAAGGCAGTGACAAGCATGATTCAAATTGTAAAATACACTCATGCTCGAAATTAACGAACTCTTTATTtactttacagaaaaaaaacttattaggtattattttttgtcTCAATATGGTTCATTTCCTAGATATGAGACAAGAGTGTGCTAAAACTCAAGAGAAGGAATGATATGTATGTGGATAAAGTTTTCGGGGAAGATTTGCCGAAATTTCCATGTCAACATGTATCGTTTTTAGCAATGAATTTCTCTCCGCTTTGATgcatatgtattttaaaaacacaaaacattaaAGTTCTaagattgtatttttttccacAAAGTACCGTTTATCGTACGGACAAAAAGAACaccttaaaaattttcttcacaatgaaaattggtacaggCGTTTgtttaatcgtttaaaatgcAAAAGTACTTCCCAATCACACCCGCAAAAGGAGTTTACAATCAAACATGAAATTACTATGGTAGAGAATGCGAATAAAGGGGTCCAATTTtatcagtctgtctgtatatcaAATTTAGGCCCGAaccattaaaacaattttcttcagCCTTagaattaaagaatttttagtAATTCCCTTGAGGTGTATAGAAACTATTTAACTGTAATAcgaaaacataaattttaaaataaaagcacGACTAAGTTCCACGCAATTGCCCAAgcgttcaagttgcttaaatttttaaaattttttatattcaaattctgcaaaaaaaaatcgttcttcAAAGGGAAAACAGCACCTTAAGTGCATTtcagctcaaaaaaaaaaattatgaaaatggaTTTCTTAACTTAAGatgcatttaataaaaaaatcaaaatcgttacagccgttttaataaataaaatatttttcttataataattgtttgaacattgtatttactatttttttatgtaaaaactaagtaggtatttcaacattttattttctattgatattaaaagttttgtattaaagttttcattaaaatggaACAAGTCATTCATgaaaaattcagaaataaaaaaaaatgttttatggcaggttaataatgatttcgaaaaaaactttttcaatcagaaggttgacattttttaaaaaccaattgcataattatttttaacaaaatctctAGAGCCGTTTCTgagaaaattgtattaaaaaaaaaaaattgggttatATCAGCtactgttatttttggtccaaacaaGTTTATTCCAAAAATCACTCACCTAAGCGTTTGAGCTGCAGCTGCTTATACAGGCAGATAGACTTTTtcgcaaaaattgtttttgttttcttagcCTTTTAACAATAAGGCAACAATTTTGTCCTTATTATAATTATGACGTTTTCCGAATTCAACATAAGTAAAAGCAGAAGTACATGAATTTTTTCAAGGCTCTTTAACATATGTAGGTACAGTAAGTCAGGGTCGGACTGGCCATATAATCCATATGACGATTGCCACCCGGGCCCTCAGCTATCCcatagttacaaaataaaaatacataaaccaCATGTAAAAAAAcagtacaaataaaaatttcaaacatttaacAGTCTCATTTCTAAAGGTCAGGGCCCTTTTAACAAGTGCAGGCCCAAAATCGGACTATTTGaaagttatatttataattgtataaaaagtgaaaagtttTGGGGCAACAGGGGTTATATGTTTAAAACGCATTGCCTTTTTGCAGATAAAAGTTCAAATTATTCagctttttaataaattttttaacttagatcaaatttttaaaatttataattttgagcTGAAccaatttaaataattatgaCACTGAAAGAAgactattgtttttgttctgcaATCTTTGGCACATAatgttaacatatttttttttgggaatattTGCTTTTTCCAATCTTAATAGTCATTTTATAAACATTGCTTTTAAccgaattttttaattttatttttgtgcaatAACTAGTGCAATAACG
This DNA window, taken from Episyrphus balteatus chromosome 2, idEpiBalt1.1, whole genome shotgun sequence, encodes the following:
- the LOC129911868 gene encoding uncharacterized protein LOC129911868, translating into MSNSWIDSGDGTGIYCDADADNNLLQLKLKKPKAWKWELTTSRSSPNIAMPRIMLFDHEGNLLVDANQQVDDAVYRAEKKLRKASSRKAKKFDKAATTNLDDILQDDEDTGLGSLDSTERQWFRTLSNDSLRSKRKPSNFFRNSKKGEENSGGPNEIDIDSLQICEATASDSNSQSPLPICEIIDSSTPQSPLEDNKDLEEELNIDTPWRRKLSLKTKHIDSDDSERQPPVNVPVILSDSEGPPERQYISKASWKPFHSNGCLNVTPSIAKPFERRATSFKEVRFNVDPEMEEKNEAQKPKRRCRRSNTNGLPNLTHSRSILERQSVMKCRLSSPEFEKSESQEVQMAPRYFLRTCRAGTLVVAEDSGKYKRTRRRTRKISSTENFLSNSSSSLKQKGGLNSSLGDVCSQSQSVKNFGEYNGSRPRRKVIPIRRHRSDGNILLVTSSEEEKIENCDRMKHRKNAAWRHKNEDVKNNGGSNK